The following are from one region of the Aquirufa lenticrescens genome:
- a CDS encoding 50S ribosomal protein L25/general stress protein Ctc encodes MKKLEIVGFKRANLGTKSANDLRNEAMAPCVLYGGSEQVHFAVPMILFRELLYSADVYEVELNIEGTKYRAILQDAQFHPVNEMIYHVDFLEIQKGKAIKIAVPIKVTGNSPGVIKGGKMVQKLRKVTLRGQAENIPDFVTVDISGLDLGQTVKVNKLAVEGCEILNPMSNPVATIDIPRALRGKLTA; translated from the coding sequence ATGAAAAAATTAGAGATTGTAGGGTTTAAAAGAGCGAATCTCGGTACGAAGAGCGCAAATGATTTACGTAACGAAGCAATGGCACCATGTGTATTATACGGTGGTTCTGAGCAAGTTCACTTTGCTGTTCCAATGATCCTTTTCCGTGAATTATTATATTCTGCGGATGTGTACGAAGTTGAATTAAACATTGAGGGTACGAAATACCGTGCGATCTTACAAGATGCACAGTTCCACCCAGTAAACGAGATGATCTACCACGTAGACTTCTTGGAAATTCAAAAAGGAAAAGCAATCAAGATTGCTGTGCCTATTAAAGTAACTGGAAATTCTCCGGGTGTTATCAAAGGGGGTAAAATGGTGCAAAAATTACGTAAAGTAACTTTACGTGGTCAAGCAGAAAACATTCCTGATTTCGTAACAGTTGATATTTCTGGTTTAGACTTAGGTCAAACTGTTAAAGTAAATAAATTAGCTGTGGAAGGATGTGAGATCTTAAATCCAATGTCTAACCCAGTAGCAACAATCGATATCCCAAGAGCATTAAGAGGTAAATTAACTGCTTAA